From Cytobacillus sp. IB215665, the proteins below share one genomic window:
- a CDS encoding aminopeptidase produces MANFQRNLEKYAELAVKIGVNIQEKQSLYISASISTVEFVRLVTKKAYEAGAKNVHVEWGDDTITRMKYDLAPDEAFKEFPLWKAQGREEMAEDGAAFLSITSTNPDLLQGVNPDRVAAAQKAQGKALEKFRNYIQSDKVSWTVIAVPSKEWAAKVFPDAKEEEQVDLLWDAIFKATRVDLEDPVQQWQEHDETLQARVKFLNEKKYKALHYTASNTDLTIELPTNHIWLGGGGKNEDGTYFIANIPTEEVFTMPLKTGVNGYVSSSKPFNYRGSLIENFTLTFENGKIVDCKAEKGGETLKRLIETDEGSHYLGEVALVPHDSPISNSNIIFYNTLFDENASNHLAIGSAYPTCIEAGTTMDKEELEKNGVNTSVLHEDFMVGTADMDIDGILPDGTKEPLFRNGNWAI; encoded by the coding sequence ATGGCAAATTTTCAGCGTAATTTAGAAAAATATGCAGAATTAGCTGTGAAAATTGGTGTGAATATTCAAGAAAAACAATCCCTATATATATCAGCATCAATTTCAACAGTTGAGTTTGTTCGTCTTGTTACTAAAAAAGCCTATGAAGCTGGTGCAAAAAATGTTCATGTTGAATGGGGAGACGATACGATTACAAGAATGAAATACGACCTCGCTCCAGATGAAGCTTTTAAAGAGTTTCCACTTTGGAAAGCTCAAGGACGAGAAGAGATGGCTGAAGATGGAGCAGCATTCTTATCGATTACTTCTACAAATCCAGACTTATTACAAGGTGTTAACCCTGATAGAGTCGCTGCTGCACAAAAAGCACAAGGTAAAGCATTAGAAAAGTTCAGAAACTATATCCAATCAGATAAAGTTAGTTGGACTGTTATCGCTGTTCCGTCGAAAGAATGGGCGGCAAAAGTATTTCCTGATGCAAAAGAGGAAGAGCAGGTAGACTTGCTTTGGGATGCCATTTTTAAAGCAACACGTGTTGATTTAGAAGACCCAGTTCAACAATGGCAAGAGCATGACGAAACTTTACAAGCTCGTGTAAAGTTTCTAAATGAAAAGAAATATAAAGCGTTACATTATACAGCATCTAATACAGACCTCACCATAGAACTACCTACGAACCATATTTGGCTTGGGGGTGGAGGCAAAAATGAAGATGGTACGTATTTCATTGCGAATATCCCGACAGAAGAAGTATTTACTATGCCACTAAAAACTGGTGTAAATGGCTATGTATCGAGTTCCAAACCGTTTAATTACCGTGGTAGTTTGATTGAAAACTTTACATTAACCTTTGAGAATGGCAAGATTGTTGACTGCAAAGCTGAAAAAGGTGGAGAAACATTAAAACGTCTTATTGAAACAGACGAAGGGTCTCATTATTTAGGGGAAGTCGCATTAGTTCCACATGACTCTCCAATTTCAAATTCTAATATTATTTTTTATAATACATTATTTGATGAAAATGCCTCTAATCATTTAGCTATTGGCAGTGCATACCCAACATGTATCGAGGCTGGCACTACGATGGATAAAGAAGAGCTAGAGAAAAACGGAGTAAATACAAGTGTACTTCACGAAGACTTTATGGTAGGTACCGCTGATATGGATATTGACGGTATATTACCTGACGGAACAAAAGAACCACTGTTTCGTAATGGGAATTGGGCAATTTAA
- a CDS encoding methylated-DNA--[protein]-cysteine S-methyltransferase — translation MVGVMATTKRELNKRLMNSPVGPILLIASEEFLYEIIFVSSSTFNEEHYDSMSNNENNDILNESVKQLEEYFRGQRIQFDLPLKVEGTSFQKQAWEALTTIPFGHKISYQEQAQVLGDPKKARAIGGANSKNSLPIIIPCHRVIGKNGKLTGFAGGIDIKEALLKHEEKYKNVTHP, via the coding sequence ATGGTCGGTGTAATGGCTACAACAAAAAGAGAACTAAATAAAAGACTGATGAACAGTCCTGTTGGACCAATTTTATTAATAGCATCTGAAGAGTTTTTATATGAAATTATCTTTGTTTCGTCAAGTACCTTCAATGAAGAGCATTATGATTCAATGAGTAACAATGAAAATAATGATATTTTAAATGAATCTGTAAAGCAACTAGAAGAATATTTTCGTGGACAAAGAATACAATTTGATCTTCCGTTGAAAGTGGAAGGAACTTCATTCCAAAAACAGGCATGGGAAGCACTAACAACGATTCCTTTTGGACATAAGATAAGCTACCAAGAACAAGCTCAAGTGTTAGGTGATCCGAAAAAAGCTAGGGCGATAGGTGGAGCTAATAGTAAAAATTCATTACCTATCATTATCCCTTGTCATCGAGTGATTGGGAAAAATGGTAAACTAACAGGGTTTGCTGGTGGGATTGATATTAAAGAGGCATTACTAAAGCATGAAGAAAAATATAAGAACGTAACTCATCCTTAA